In a genomic window of Vicinamibacterales bacterium:
- a CDS encoding DHA2 family efflux MFS transporter permease subunit, protein MSDAPDAEHPAVNPWIVAVAVMFATFMEVLDTTVVNVSLPHIAGSLSATIDESTWVLTSYLVANAIVLPLTGWLATYFGRKRLLMASVTGFTLSSLLCGLAPNLASLVAFRLLQGMTGGCMQPLSQAVLLEAFPPKDRGKAMGFWGLGIVVAPILGPVLGGWLTDTYSWRWVFYINLPVGIASLVMTTLYVFDPPYLRRTTTRIDYWGIGLLALWVGALQLALDLGQEHDWFSSPLITALVVTSGAGVVAFLARELMAAEPVIDLRVFKIRSYATGVFLMTSLGFVLYGSLVLLPIMLQTLLGYPSLQAGIAMAPRGMGSLIGMPVVGNLVGRFDPRKLVAGGLTLGALTLFWLSELNLHAGYWDVFFPQFFQGIGLSLIFVPLTTIAMDAIPRERMGNATSLFSLMRNLGGSIGIATTGTLLARQTQVYVHVLGARVDGYSQASRTAIESARQGFIASGSDPVTALQRAYGATFGLVQKHAAMLSFVDLFRLLGIVFLCLLPLILIMKRPRMAAAAPGAH, encoded by the coding sequence ATGAGCGACGCGCCCGACGCGGAACACCCGGCGGTCAATCCCTGGATCGTCGCGGTGGCGGTGATGTTCGCCACCTTCATGGAGGTGCTCGACACCACGGTCGTCAACGTGTCGCTGCCCCACATCGCCGGGAGTCTCTCCGCCACCATCGACGAGTCGACGTGGGTGCTCACGTCGTACCTCGTGGCCAACGCCATCGTCCTGCCGCTCACGGGCTGGCTGGCCACCTACTTCGGCCGGAAGCGCCTGCTCATGGCGTCGGTGACCGGCTTCACGCTGTCGTCGCTCCTGTGCGGCCTGGCCCCGAACCTGGCGTCCCTCGTGGCCTTCCGCCTGTTGCAGGGCATGACCGGCGGGTGCATGCAGCCGCTGTCGCAGGCCGTGCTGCTCGAGGCGTTCCCGCCGAAGGATCGCGGCAAGGCCATGGGGTTCTGGGGCCTCGGCATCGTCGTGGCGCCCATCCTCGGACCCGTGCTCGGCGGGTGGCTCACCGACACCTACAGCTGGCGGTGGGTGTTCTACATCAACCTGCCGGTGGGCATCGCGTCGCTCGTGATGACGACGCTCTACGTGTTCGACCCGCCCTATCTCCGGCGCACCACGACGCGCATCGACTACTGGGGCATCGGCCTCCTGGCGCTCTGGGTCGGCGCGCTGCAGCTCGCCCTGGATCTGGGCCAGGAGCACGACTGGTTCTCGTCGCCCCTCATCACGGCCCTCGTCGTGACGTCGGGCGCGGGCGTCGTGGCGTTCCTCGCCCGCGAGCTCATGGCGGCCGAGCCCGTGATCGACCTGCGCGTCTTCAAGATCCGCAGCTACGCGACGGGCGTGTTCCTCATGACGTCGCTCGGGTTCGTGCTGTACGGCAGCCTGGTGCTGCTGCCGATCATGCTGCAGACGCTGCTCGGGTATCCCTCGCTCCAGGCCGGCATCGCCATGGCGCCGCGCGGCATGGGCTCCCTCATCGGCATGCCGGTCGTCGGCAACCTCGTGGGCCGGTTCGACCCCCGCAAGCTCGTCGCCGGGGGGCTGACGCTGGGCGCGCTCACGCTCTTCTGGCTGAGCGAGCTCAACCTCCACGCCGGCTACTGGGACGTGTTCTTCCCGCAGTTCTTCCAGGGGATCGGGCTGTCGCTCATCTTCGTGCCGCTCACCACGATCGCGATGGACGCCATTCCGCGCGAGCGCATGGGCAACGCCACGAGCCTGTTCAGCCTGATGCGCAACCTCGGCGGCAGCATCGGCATCGCCACCACGGGCACGCTCCTCGCTCGCCAGACGCAGGTGTACGTGCACGTGCTCGGCGCGCGCGTGGACGGCTACTCGCAGGCCTCCCGCACGGCCATCGAATCGGCGCGACAGGGCTTCATCGCCTCCGGGTCCGATCCGGTGACGGCGCTGCAGCGCGCCTACGGGGCGACCTTCGGCCTCGTGCAGAAGCACGCGGCCATGCTGTCGTTCGTCGATCTCTTCCGGCTGCTCGGCATCGTGTTCCTCTGCCTGCTGCCGCTCATCCTGATCATGAAGCGGCCGCGGATGGCCGCGGCCGCGCCAGGCGCGCACTGA
- a CDS encoding cytochrome c encodes MKRTLFVLAGACLLTIGAGPRASAQTPAAAEAPTFARDVAPILNKNCVSCHRPGEIGPMSFQTYEKTRPWARSIRDKVVKREMPPWGAAAGLPMGNDRSLSQHDVDTIVAWVAAGAPRGNDADLPAAPDFPTGWQLGEPDFVFEQPVAWTVKPDAQEPYLYFYEKIPFSEDKWAAAVEIRPSNFAVVHHSGVYVVDIPDGYTVKDGYLYDPDGKQVPPSVPMGKKATSGDGTPLAGADKIISYVPGRGYEHHPEGFAKRIPAGKYVRWVMHYNPTGQAETDQSKLGLWWAKGPVRREVLNLQAGDPVPGSGGRGLYFAQGKEVLYESDDTTGRRGKTPTIPPYEANFKMMGITPVNEDITLYALTPHMHLRGKSMKWWVTYPDGREDVILDVPNFDFNWQVQYELATPLKVPAGSKITNVAIYDNSPGNRWNPAPEKEVYWSEQSWDEMYQPTTQFSVDSQDLTKTVRPSSSEPRQRQQ; translated from the coding sequence ATGAAGCGTACGCTGTTCGTGCTGGCGGGTGCGTGTCTGCTGACCATCGGGGCGGGGCCCCGGGCCTCGGCCCAGACCCCGGCGGCCGCCGAGGCGCCGACGTTCGCCAGGGACGTGGCCCCGATCCTCAACAAGAACTGCGTGAGCTGCCATCGCCCCGGCGAGATCGGGCCGATGTCGTTCCAGACCTACGAGAAGACGCGGCCCTGGGCCCGCTCCATCCGCGACAAGGTCGTCAAGCGCGAGATGCCGCCCTGGGGTGCCGCGGCCGGCCTGCCCATGGGCAACGATCGCAGCCTGTCGCAGCACGACGTCGACACGATCGTCGCGTGGGTGGCGGCCGGCGCGCCGCGCGGCAACGACGCGGATCTCCCGGCCGCGCCGGACTTCCCCACGGGCTGGCAGCTCGGCGAGCCGGACTTCGTCTTCGAGCAGCCCGTCGCCTGGACGGTGAAGCCCGACGCCCAGGAGCCGTACCTCTACTTCTACGAGAAGATCCCCTTCAGTGAGGACAAGTGGGCGGCGGCCGTCGAGATCCGGCCGAGCAACTTCGCCGTCGTCCACCACTCGGGCGTCTACGTCGTCGACATTCCCGACGGCTACACGGTGAAGGACGGCTATCTCTACGATCCCGACGGCAAGCAGGTGCCGCCCAGCGTGCCGATGGGCAAGAAGGCCACGTCGGGCGACGGCACGCCGCTCGCCGGCGCCGACAAGATCATCTCCTACGTGCCGGGCCGCGGGTACGAGCATCATCCGGAGGGCTTCGCGAAGCGGATTCCGGCCGGCAAGTACGTCCGCTGGGTGATGCACTACAACCCGACGGGCCAGGCCGAGACCGACCAGAGCAAGCTGGGGCTGTGGTGGGCGAAGGGCCCGGTGCGCCGCGAGGTGCTGAACCTCCAGGCCGGCGATCCCGTGCCCGGCAGCGGCGGCCGCGGGCTCTACTTCGCCCAGGGCAAGGAAGTGCTGTACGAGTCGGACGACACGACCGGCCGACGCGGCAAGACGCCCACGATTCCGCCCTACGAGGCGAACTTCAAGATGATGGGCATCACCCCCGTCAACGAGGACATCACCCTCTACGCCCTCACGCCGCACATGCACCTGCGCGGGAAGAGCATGAAGTGGTGGGTCACCTATCCCGACGGCCGCGAGGACGTGATCCTCGACGTGCCCAACTTCGACTTCAACTGGCAGGTGCAGTACGAGCTGGCCACGCCGCTCAAGGTGCCCGCCGGCAGCAAGATCACCAACGTCGCCATCTACGACAATTCGCCCGGCAACCGCTGGAACCCGGCCCCAGAGAAAGAGGTGTACTGGTCGGAACAGAGCTGGGACGAGATGTACCAGCCCACGACGCAGTTCTCGGTGGACAGCCAGGACCTGACGAAGACCGTCCGGCCGTCCTCGAGCGAGCCGCGGCAGCGCCAGCAGTAG
- a CDS encoding DUF2892 domain-containing protein yields MANFFRVNEHPIERLARVALGTVLIGLAVMGTIGPWGYIGAVPILTGALGTCPLYSVVGFSTCPVKARS; encoded by the coding sequence ATGGCGAACTTCTTCCGCGTGAACGAGCACCCCATCGAGCGTCTGGCCCGCGTGGCCCTGGGCACGGTCCTCATCGGCCTGGCCGTGATGGGCACCATCGGCCCCTGGGGCTACATCGGCGCAGTGCCCATCCTGACCGGGGCCCTCGGGACCTGCCCCCTGTACAGTGTGGTCGGATTCTCCACGTGCCCGGTGAAGGCCAGGAGCTGA
- a CDS encoding sigma-70 family RNA polymerase sigma factor — protein sequence MPGEGQELTDADLLARAAGGNREAFAVLVARHQASVYRFARTLVARPADAEDVLQQTFLAAWTSAARFRAEASVRTWLFVIARNAAFSQRAREARRPETELPLDDLGMAAGWGSDDPETAALAAERRAALASAFEALPPADREVLTLRDLEGLSGDETAAVLGVSLPAMKSRLHRARLGLAARVREEVGRATR from the coding sequence GTGCCCGGTGAAGGCCAGGAGCTGACCGACGCGGACCTGCTCGCACGGGCCGCGGGCGGGAATCGGGAGGCGTTCGCCGTGCTGGTCGCACGGCACCAGGCGAGCGTGTACCGCTTCGCGAGAACGCTCGTGGCGCGCCCGGCGGACGCCGAGGACGTGCTCCAGCAGACGTTCCTCGCGGCCTGGACGTCGGCCGCCCGCTTCCGCGCGGAGGCGTCGGTCCGGACCTGGCTGTTCGTGATTGCCAGGAACGCGGCCTTCAGCCAGCGCGCCCGGGAGGCCCGCCGGCCCGAGACGGAGCTGCCGCTGGACGACCTGGGCATGGCCGCGGGGTGGGGAAGCGACGACCCGGAGACGGCGGCCCTCGCCGCGGAGCGCCGCGCGGCGCTCGCCTCGGCGTTCGAGGCGCTGCCGCCCGCGGATCGCGAGGTGTTGACGCTGCGCGACCTCGAGGGGCTGTCCGGCGACGAGACCGCGGCGGTACTCGGCGTGAGCCTGCCGGCCATGAAGAGCCGGCTGCACCGGGCCCGCCTGGGATTGGCGGCACGCGTGCGAGAGGAGGTGGGCCGTGCGACCCGATGA
- a CDS encoding anti-sigma factor, giving the protein MRPDERTVAGLTCSQVLEVLSAYADGEVPAALAARIDAHVAECRACERFGQGFTAMLAGMRRHLGPPDPVPDEVAARLRAALTD; this is encoded by the coding sequence GTGCGACCCGATGAGCGAACCGTGGCGGGGCTGACGTGCTCGCAGGTCCTCGAGGTGCTCAGCGCCTACGCCGATGGCGAGGTGCCTGCCGCGCTGGCGGCGCGGATCGACGCCCACGTGGCGGAGTGCCGCGCGTGCGAGCGCTTCGGCCAGGGCTTCACCGCGATGCTCGCGGGCATGCGCCGGCACCTGGGGCCGCCCGACCCGGTGCCGGACGAGGTGGCAGCGCGCCTGCGGGCCGCGCTGACGGACTGA
- a CDS encoding serine hydrolase domain-containing protein, giving the protein MPATTPLRSLVAVALFATACGGSPPPPPPAESAPPPPVALASLDPADLEAFVADVAERQHAVGVTVGVMRDGQVIFAKGYGKARLDGDMPVATDTLFAVGSVTKQFTCAVALQLEQEGRLSFDDRVAKYEPTLTRAKDITVRDIAGMVSGYHDYYPLDFVDRPMAAPRPSLDIVRDFASRRLDFEPRSRYSYSNTGYLLLGRIIEMAGREPYAAALQRRLLTPLGLEHTRFEPTRGGSGMAEGYTPMALGAPEPAIPEGDGWIGAAGGLWSTPTDLLAWDLALMDGRVLSPASWTTMSRPRTLTDGRTSGYGCGQSIRDRGPTLVLEHGGAVSGFGARNALVPSSRSAVVVMANADWAGGVLDAIEGAVLAKLMPAADAPVVAGSTAREAAIEMLSQVRRGDVDRALLGEEYDAFLTPARLKAMSASLAAAGEITDLQAGPIRERGGMEVSTLTFRAGDTAASALMYRTPDGKIQEFLVSRR; this is encoded by the coding sequence ATGCCCGCCACCACGCCCCTGCGCTCCCTCGTCGCCGTCGCCCTGTTCGCCACGGCCTGCGGCGGCTCCCCGCCGCCCCCGCCGCCGGCCGAGTCGGCCCCGCCGCCGCCGGTGGCCCTGGCGTCGCTCGACCCGGCCGATCTCGAGGCGTTCGTGGCCGACGTCGCCGAGCGCCAGCACGCCGTGGGCGTCACCGTCGGCGTCATGCGGGACGGCCAGGTGATCTTCGCCAAGGGGTACGGGAAGGCGCGGCTGGACGGCGACATGCCGGTGGCCACCGACACGCTCTTCGCGGTGGGTTCGGTGACCAAGCAGTTCACGTGCGCCGTCGCGCTGCAGCTCGAGCAGGAGGGCCGGCTGTCGTTCGACGATCGCGTCGCGAAGTACGAGCCCACGCTCACCCGCGCGAAGGACATCACGGTGCGCGACATCGCCGGCATGGTCTCGGGCTACCACGACTACTACCCGCTCGACTTCGTCGACCGGCCCATGGCCGCGCCGCGCCCCAGCCTCGACATCGTGCGCGACTTCGCGTCGCGCCGCCTCGACTTCGAGCCCCGCTCGCGCTACTCGTACAGCAACACCGGCTACCTCCTGCTGGGACGCATCATCGAGATGGCCGGCCGCGAGCCGTACGCGGCGGCGCTCCAGCGGCGCCTGCTGACGCCGCTGGGGCTGGAGCACACGCGCTTCGAGCCGACACGCGGCGGGTCCGGCATGGCCGAGGGCTACACGCCGATGGCGCTCGGCGCCCCCGAGCCCGCCATCCCGGAAGGCGACGGCTGGATCGGCGCCGCCGGCGGCCTGTGGTCCACGCCGACGGACCTGCTCGCGTGGGACCTGGCGCTGATGGACGGCCGGGTGCTGTCGCCGGCCTCGTGGACGACCATGTCCCGGCCGCGCACCCTCACCGACGGACGCACCAGCGGCTACGGCTGCGGCCAGTCGATCCGCGATCGCGGACCCACGCTGGTCCTCGAGCACGGCGGGGCCGTGAGCGGCTTCGGCGCGAGGAACGCGCTCGTGCCCTCGTCGCGCTCCGCCGTCGTCGTGATGGCGAACGCGGACTGGGCCGGCGGCGTGCTCGACGCGATCGAGGGTGCCGTGCTCGCGAAGCTGATGCCGGCGGCCGACGCGCCCGTGGTCGCCGGCTCCACCGCCCGCGAGGCCGCCATCGAGATGCTGTCGCAGGTCCGGCGCGGCGATGTGGATCGCGCGCTCCTCGGCGAGGAGTACGACGCCTTCCTGACGCCGGCCCGGCTCAAGGCGATGTCGGCGTCGCTGGCCGCGGCGGGCGAAATCACGGATCTCCAGGCCGGGCCCATCCGCGAGCGCGGCGGCATGGAGGTGTCGACGCTCACCTTCCGCGCGGGCGACACCGCCGCGTCCGCGCTGATGTACCGCACGCCGGACGGCAAGATCCAGGAGTTCCTCGTCAGCCGGCGGTGA
- the thpR gene encoding RNA 2',3'-cyclic phosphodiesterase: protein MSARPRLFVAIALGPDVVPGVARAVARGRAVAPRARWAAEDVAHLTLVFLGATDAGAVDGITAAVTRAAGPRAPFDLVVTGAGTFGRPSSPRVLWLGIGGDVEALAAVQTAVARALVPLGVPLEDRPFRPHVTLARARDARGDRDLARAREALEGFEAGGLRVRELGLVESRLGAGGPRYTVRASMPLGMPAA from the coding sequence GTGAGCGCACGCCCGCGGCTGTTCGTGGCGATCGCGCTCGGGCCGGACGTCGTCCCGGGCGTCGCCCGCGCGGTGGCCCGCGGCCGCGCCGTCGCGCCGCGCGCCCGGTGGGCCGCCGAGGACGTCGCCCACCTGACGCTCGTCTTCCTCGGCGCGACAGACGCCGGCGCCGTGGACGGAATCACGGCGGCCGTGACCCGGGCTGCCGGTCCGCGTGCGCCGTTCGATCTCGTCGTGACGGGCGCCGGCACGTTCGGCCGGCCGTCGAGTCCCCGGGTGCTGTGGCTGGGGATCGGCGGCGACGTGGAGGCGCTCGCCGCGGTGCAGACGGCCGTGGCGCGCGCGCTGGTCCCGCTCGGCGTGCCGCTCGAGGATCGGCCCTTCCGGCCGCACGTCACGCTGGCCCGCGCCCGCGATGCCCGTGGCGATCGCGATCTCGCGCGGGCGCGCGAGGCGCTGGAGGGCTTCGAGGCGGGCGGCCTGCGGGTGCGCGAGCTTGGCCTCGTCGAGAGCCGGCTCGGCGCCGGCGGCCCGCGCTACACCGTGCGCGCCTCGATGCCGCTGGGGATGCCTGCCGCGTGA
- a CDS encoding mechanosensitive ion channel family protein: MRVLAVIGLPVWAQSTMRSSWIGSRVPAVLQTAGPWGLAWWQWLALPVLAILAIAAGRALGAVTRSLLQRVSRGAPGTADERWLHDVAPALTALWAVAAFRLLLPWLDPPAEQLGVIASLVGAAAVVAVFWLLWRSIDTLVFLVLQRSWASDDVAARSTIIVVGNLLKAAVAVTGAVTTAATFGYPVATVVAGLGIGGIAFAFGAQKTVEHLFGSIALAADQPCRVGDLVKVDEIVGQVEYIGARSTRLRTFDRTLVTIPNGRLADSRIESYAARDRLRLATVVPVAYGATEAQVRQLVDGIDALLRAHPLVWRETIVARLANVGAGAIDIEIVCWFETTDFDVFRAARQDVLLGTLSLAEGVGITLARWPPAPTVAPAAAQA; this comes from the coding sequence GTGCGCGTGTTGGCGGTGATCGGCCTGCCCGTGTGGGCGCAGTCCACCATGAGGTCGTCGTGGATCGGCAGCCGCGTGCCCGCCGTCCTCCAGACCGCGGGGCCGTGGGGCCTGGCCTGGTGGCAGTGGCTGGCGCTGCCGGTCCTCGCGATCCTCGCCATCGCGGCCGGCCGCGCGCTCGGCGCCGTCACGCGCTCGCTGCTCCAGCGCGTGTCGCGCGGCGCCCCTGGCACGGCGGACGAACGCTGGCTCCACGACGTCGCCCCCGCCCTGACCGCGCTGTGGGCGGTCGCCGCCTTCCGGCTGCTCCTGCCCTGGCTGGATCCGCCCGCCGAGCAGCTCGGCGTCATCGCCTCGCTCGTCGGCGCGGCGGCGGTCGTGGCCGTGTTCTGGCTGCTGTGGCGGTCCATCGACACGCTCGTGTTCCTGGTGCTCCAACGCTCGTGGGCGTCCGACGACGTGGCGGCGCGCTCCACGATCATCGTCGTCGGCAACCTGCTGAAAGCCGCCGTCGCCGTGACGGGCGCCGTCACGACGGCCGCGACGTTCGGCTACCCGGTGGCCACGGTGGTGGCCGGCCTCGGCATCGGCGGCATCGCCTTCGCGTTCGGCGCCCAGAAGACGGTCGAGCACCTGTTCGGATCGATCGCGCTCGCCGCCGACCAGCCCTGCCGGGTCGGCGACCTGGTGAAGGTGGACGAGATCGTCGGGCAGGTGGAGTACATCGGGGCCCGCTCGACGCGCCTGCGCACGTTCGACCGGACGCTCGTCACGATTCCGAACGGCCGGCTCGCCGACTCGCGCATCGAGTCGTACGCCGCGCGCGATCGGCTCCGGCTCGCCACCGTGGTGCCCGTCGCCTACGGCGCCACCGAGGCGCAGGTCCGGCAGCTCGTCGACGGGATCGACGCGCTCCTGCGCGCGCATCCGCTGGTGTGGCGCGAGACCATCGTCGCGCGCCTGGCCAACGTGGGCGCCGGGGCCATCGACATCGAGATCGTCTGCTGGTTCGAGACGACGGACTTCGACGTCTTCCGGGCCGCGCGGCAGGACGTCCTCCTCGGCACGCTGAGCCTGGCGGAGGGGGTGGGGATCACGCTCGCCCGGTGGCCGCCCGCGCCCACCGTCGCGCCGGCCGCGGCCCAGGCCTGA